Below is a genomic region from Fodinibius saliphilus.
AAAGTTATTGCCCGATACGATCATGGTATTAAGACAGCACAGGATTTAAAAAATAAAAAGGTTGGCATCTACCAAGGAACCACTTCGGAATACTTTTTGGATACTTTTTTATTAGAGCACGGTATAAATGAACAAACTATTGAAGTAGTAAATGTTGAAATACCCAACCATCAAAAAGCTTTAAAAAACGGCAAAATAGATGCTGTGGTGAGCTGGGAACCTTATGCTTCCGAAATTCTATCAACTCTAGGAGATGAAGTCCACCAACTTAACTCCGTTCTTGGGCATTCAACGTTATGGATGGCAACATCATCCGCCAGATACATCCAAAAACATCCCGATATCATTGTAAAGTATCTTCAAGCACTGAAAAAAGCAGAAGATTATATTCAAACGCATCCAAAACAGGGCCAAAAGCTGATAGCCCAAAAAACGAACACTTCACGTGAAACTATTCGTAAGTTGTGGGACTCAATTGAATATGAGCTTTCCATAAGTCAAAGAATGCTATCACTCCTTCAAGATCAGCGGCGATGGTTACGAGCAGAAAAGTTCATTGATGATACCACAGAACTAACTGATATTAATAAAGCCCTCTACTTTCAAGCACTTAAAAAGGTTAATCCCAAGGGCTTAACAGTTATAAGAT
It encodes:
- a CDS encoding ABC transporter substrate-binding protein, whose protein sequence is MKKLLITALLSLFVFGCEKEPTRVDVGITTFWGEAAFYVADSEGFFQQEGLKVITHEHSAGKKSLKKLYEEKIDIAHVAEFPVAEALSGTQKYVEDSDINLKIFSEMIYTSNSQKVIARYDHGIKTAQDLKNKKVGIYQGTTSEYFLDTFLLEHGINEQTIEVVNVEIPNHQKALKNGKIDAVVSWEPYASEILSTLGDEVHQLNSVLGHSTLWMATSSARYIQKHPDIIVKYLQALKKAEDYIQTHPKQGQKLIAQKTNTSRETIRKLWDSIEYELSISQRMLSLLQDQRRWLRAEKFIDDTTELTDINKALYFQALKKVNPKGLTVIR